The Methanocaldococcus sp. DNA segment AACTGCTTTTATTTTAGCTTCATATCCATTTCCTAAATCATAAGTTTCTCCTTCACTTAATACTCCATTATATACACACTTACCTATTATTAAGTCATCATTGTCAGCATCAGCTTTAACAAACATATACTGTTGTCCTAAGAATGGTATTAATACTCCAGGAGCTAAATATGTATTACTTGTATCTAATTTCCCATCAGCAGTTACTATTGATGCATAACCAACTAAATCTATACCAATTTCATGTGATTCATTTTTCATTGCAAAGAATCCAATTTCGATACCATCATCATCATTTACTGAATAAATATTTTTTGGATCTACGTCATCAATTTTCATTAATGTTGTTAATGTTTTAGTAGTAATTGGACCTCCTTTATAATATTCGTCTCCTCCAAATATTATTCCATTATCTAATGGATAATCTCCATCATCAGGAGTTACAACATAGGTATAGTTATCATATTCAGATGTATTATATTCTACTTTACTTGCATCTGCTGAAACATGAACATTCAATTCTGCACAACCTTCATTAACAGTTCCTTCTTTGTAGCACATTGAACCTATTTTTGCAGCGATGTCTGCTGCTGAAACTACATCCATTGTTGATGGAGCGTTAGCACCAACTACAACATAACAGTTTGGCTGACCATCTTTAACTAATATATCTTTTATATCTGATAAACTTCCACTAACAACTGTTACTTCTGCAGCTACTCCACTTGCTAATGCAGTAGCTACCATTGCTCCTCCAATAGCAATTGCACCAATTTTCTTTAAACTCATTGCCATATCTTATCACCTTAATTTTTTATAGTTGTTTTACTTTACGGGATATAACTTAGATAACCTACTATATATACCTTACGATATGAAACGGTTGTAACGATTGTTTCAGACTTTATATCTCAATTGTATCTTTCCAATTTTGAAAATCTTAAATTACATATCGAATTTACTAAAATAAGAAAGTTATAAACATTTATAACTTTTCAAAAAGAATAAAAATTTATATAGCCAAGTGTAAATATTTAATAAAAATTTATAAAAAAACTTGTAAGAAATAGTTTTAAAAACCGATGATAAATTTGTGATAAAAATGAAGATAGCAATAACTGGAAAAGGAGGAGTAGGGAAAACATTTATATCTTCAACTTTAATGAGATTATTTGAAAAAAAAGGTTTTAAAGTTATTGGAGTTGATTGTGACCCTAATCCTACATTAGCATTATCTTTTGGAATTGAAGATAACATTATACCATTATCAAAAAGGCATGATATAATAGAGGAAAAGACTGGAGCAAAGCCTGGAACTTATGGAAGTATTTTTAAATTAAATCCAAAAGTTGATGACTTAATCGATAAAGTTGGATATAAGATAGGGAATATAACTATATTGGTTATGGGAACTATAGAAGAGGGAGGAGAGGGCTGTGTTTGTCCTGCATCTGTTTTGTTGAGAAGGTTACTTAGGCATTTAATAGTAAAAAGGGATGAAGTAGTTATCTTAGATATGGAAGCAGGAATAGAGCATTTTGGAAGAAAAACAATAGATAGTGTTGATTTAATGCTAATTGTTATAGAACCAACTAAAAAGTCATTAATAACTGCTAAAAGAATGAAAAAATTGGCTAATGATTTAGGAATAAAAAATATTAAAGTTATTGTCAATAAGGTTAGAGATGAAAATAAAGAATTATTAAAAAATATTGTTGAGAAAGAACTTGGTTTAAAGATTTTAGGATTTGTTCCTTATGATGAAAAAGTTATTGAAAGTGAATTTTTAGGAAAACCTGTTAATTTAGAGTCAACGGCTGTAAAAGAAATTGAGAAAATATTTAATCGTATTTTAGAGTTAAAGAAAAATATTTAACTTTTATTTTAATTTATTTAATTTATTGAATTTAAAATAGGGCTCTCTTCTATTTATGCACTCAATAAAATATGGTTCTAAATTTTCTCCATTTCTTAAAGGAGTTAGAATATCAACTAAATTATCATCTCTCAATAGGCATGGCTTTAAGTAGCCATCGTGGGTTAATCTAATTCTTGTACAATGCATACAAAATTCACTGTTATCCATGGGTCTTACGAACTCTATTTCCAAATTATCTACAATGTATTTTTTCCTATTATGCATAAATTTCCTTGCTATAACCTTGTCAGATTTTTCTTTAATTTCATTTTCTATTGTAGAAATGTCATAGTAATATTTTTTAAGTTCTTTATTTAAAGGAATAAATTCAATAACTTGCAAAATAGCCCCTACATCCCTACAAAATTCCATTATATTAGGTAAATCTTTAATGTTTATAGTCATTGCTAAAAAATTAACTTTTAGTGGTGTTAATCCAACATTTATTGCTTTTTTTATCCCATTTATAACTTTTTCTACATTACCAAACTTAGTAATTTCTTTATATAATTTTGGATTTAAAGTATCTAAACTCACATTAACTCTATTTAATCCAGCATCTTTAAGTTTTTCAGCATATTTTTTTAAGAAAATTCCATTAGTCGTTAAAGAAATCTCTTTTATTTTTTTATCCTTTACATTTTCAATAATTTCGCAAATGTCATTTCTTATTAAAGGCTCTCCCCCAGAAATTTTAACTTTTCTAACTCCAAATTTTGTTGAAGTTTTTACTATAACTCCAAACTCTTCTGGTTTTATATATCTATTATAATTGCCTTCTAAATTATGCCCCTCTCTATGACAGTAAAAGCATTTTAAATTACACTTATTAGTAACTGAAATCCTAAAAGATCTTATTTCTCTACCATATCTGTCTTTCATAACTATCCACTATATTGATATAACTAAAATTATAAAATTAAACTGAACAAAAATGAAAAATTAAAATTGAGAGATAATATTAATTATAAAAATTTAATCTATAAAAAGCTACCGTAACTATTTTAAATTAAACTAAATATTTAGAATATTAATTACTCACTTTTTTTTCTTTATTTTCCTTTTTTCTTTCAAAAGTTTCAATAAAAATAACTTTATCTACATCTTCTAATCTCTTTAATATCTCATTTGCTATAGCCATTTTAAATCTTTCAATGTTTGGAATGAAAGGAGCAAATTCTGGTAATTCTATTTTAACAGTCTCATTATCAATAGTAACATTTACATCAGTTATTTTAGGAACATACATCTTTACAATTTCCTTCACTATATCTTCTTTATTTTCTATAACTTCCTCAATTTTTATTCTATACTTTACCTCTTTTCCTGCCAATTCATGATTAAAATCTACTAAAACTCTTCCACTATTTACACTAACAATTTTTCCGGGTATGTTATCTATATATACTGTTAAACCTTTTATTGGCTGAATTCCTCTTTTCTTAAATTCAGATATAGAAACTAATTTTATTTTTGATGGATCTCTCTTACCAAATGCTTTTTCTGGGGATAAAACAACTTCCCTTTCTTCACCTACATCCATTTCTAATATTACTTCATCTAATCCTGGGAGTATCTGTCCTTCACCAGCAAAAATAGCAACAGGTCCATAAACTACTGCGGGATTATAAATTCCCTCTTTTTTGGCCAATTCCTCATTAGTAGTGTCAAATAATTTCCCTTCAACATATCCATCATAACTAACCTTAACTAATTTTCCTTTTTCTACCATTTATTTCACCTTTTAGTTAGTTAAAAGGTTTTCATATTTTTAATATAAGGTATATATAAATATAACGACAAAGTATAAAAAATTTTAAATATAATAAAATATTAACATATGTGATGATCTATGGAGGACTTAGGATATTTTTTCATACTTGTAGGTGTTATTATAATGGCATTAGAGACTGTAACTCCTGGATTATATCTTCCTGCATTAGGAATAGCATTATTAATATATGGAGTAGTATTGCTAATACTTCCTCAGTATGCATTTATTTCAGCAATAATTTCTGGAATTATAACAATTATATTATTAAATAGATTCGTTTATGGCGTAGGAAAAGATGTAAAAATTGGGGCTGAAAGATTTATAGGAAAAATTGGAAGAGCAGTTAAAGATTTTGATGAAAATGGATATGGATGGGTTGAAATAGAAAATCAAAAATGGCTTGCAAAGTCAGAGGATAAAATAAAAAATGGGGATAAAGTTGAAATTATAGGAGTTGAGGGAGTCTCCCTAATCGTTAAAAAAGTGAAAAGGTAGATTATTATGGTGTTTTGGTTTTGGTTAATATTAGGACTTATACTATTATTTATAATTATCAAATCAATAATTATTGTAAATCAGTATGAAGGGGGATTAATTTTTAGATTAGGTAGGGTTATTGGAAAACTAAAACCTGGAATTAATATTGTAATTCCATTCCTAGATGTGCCTGTTAAAATTGATATGAGAACTATGGTTATCGATATACCACCTCAAGAGATGATTACAAAGGATAACGCCGTTGTAAAAGTAGATGCAGTCGTTTATTATAGAGTTATAGATGTAGAAAGAGCAATCTTAGAAGTGGAAGATTATGAATATGCAATAATAAATTTAGCACAAACTACATTAAGGGCTATAATTGGCAGTATGGAATTAGATGAAGTATTAAATAAAAGAGAGTATATAAACTCCAAGTTATTAGAAATTTTAGATAGAGAAACTGATCCATGGGGAGTAAAAATTGAAAAAGTTGAAGTTAAAGAAATAGATCCTCCAGAAGATATTAAAAATGCCATGGCTCAGCAAATGAAGGCAGAAAGACTAAAAAGAGCGGCTATATTAGAGGCAGAAGGAGAAAAGCAAAGTAGAATATTAAAAGCTGAGGGTATTGCCGAAAGTTTAAGAATTGAGGCAGAAGGGCAAGCTAAAGCAATACAAATAGTTGCTGAAGCCGCAAGAAATTACTTTAAAGATGAGGCTCAACTTTACAAATCTTTGGAAGTTGCCAACAATGTATTAAAAGATAACACTAAATATGTTATATCTGAAAATATTCTAAATATTGTTAAAAATTTCATTAAGAATGAAAAAAATAAATAGTAAAATTATTATAAGTTATATCTTTTTTTGCTATTCTAATTACTAAATACTTTAAATTTCAATAGATATCTTTATACAACTTTTGAATTAAATTTAAACAAGGGTGATATTTATGTCTTCAAAAGAGTCTAAACAAAAACAACTATATATGTTTAAAAAAATGTTAAAGGAATTAAAATCTAAGAAAGGTAAAGGTACAGAATTAATCAGTTTATATATCCCAGCAGGTAGAAGAATATCTGATGTTGCTCAACATCTGAGAGAAGAAATGTCTCAAGCATCAAACATTAAAAGTAAAAGTACAAGAAAAAATGTTCAAGCGGCAATAGAGGCCATTTTACAGAGATTAAAATTATTAAAGGAGCCTCTTGAAAAAGGGGTTGTTATATTTGCAGGAATGGTTCCAAGAAGTGGGCCAGGAACTGAAAAAATGGAAACTTATGTTATAGAGCCACCAGAGCCAATAAAAACATACATATATAGATGTGATTCAGAATTTTATTTAGAGCCATTAGAGGAATTTTTAGAAGATAAAGATGTTTATGGAATTATATTAGTAGATAGAAACGAGGCTACAATTGCAACAGTTAAAGGAAGAAACATAAACATTTTAAAAAAATTAACAAGTGGAGTTCCTGGAAAGTTTAAGGCAGGAGGGCAGTCTGCAAGAAGATTAGAGAGGCTTATCGATTTAGCGGCTCACGAATTTTTACAGAGAGTTGGGCAAAAGGCTAATGAGCAATTTCTACCACTATTACAGGAGAAAAAACTTAGAGGAATATTGGTTGGAGGACCAGGACATACTAAAAATGAGTTCGTTGAAGGAGATTATTTACATCACGAACTTAAAAAGATTGTTTTAGACACTTTTGATTTATGTTATACTGAAGAATTTGGAATAAGGGAACTCTTAGAGAAAGCAGCCCCGTTACTTAAAGATGTTGAATTAATGAAAGAGAGAGAGGCTGTTCAAAGATTTTTAAAAGAACTAATTAAAGAAGATGGAGGACTTGCCTGTTATGGAGAGAAAGAGGTTTTAGAGGCTTTGATGATGGGTGCAGTTGATACTCTAATAGTTTCAGAAGACTTAGAAAAATATAAAGTAAAAATTGCTTGTAATAACTGTGACTATATGGAAGAAAAGACAGTCACAAATCTCGAACTTATTAAATTAGAAGAAGAGATTAAAAATGCTCAATGTCCTAAGTGTGGAGGAGCGTTAAGTATAGTTGAGAAAAAAGACTATATTGAATATCTTTCAGAACTATGTGAGCAAAGTGGTGCTAAACTTATAACTGTATCATCAGAAACAGAAGAAGGGGCAATGATATTAAATGCATTTAAAGGAATAGCGGCAATATTGAGATTTAAGATTAATCAATAACTCTTATATTCCTCTAAATTTATACACACTTTTTTATATCCAAATTCTTTAAATTTTTTAACTATATTATTTTTATTTTCAATAAATTTATCAAAATCTTTTTCTACTTCAATTATTGCTAAATCTCCAAAATCTCTAACTCTAATTGCTCCATGAGTATAATTTCTTAAAAAATCTTCTAATTTTTCAATTATTCTTAAATCTTTAATTGATATTTTTCTATTAAATTTAAATCTCGTTAATAAACAAGTTTCTTTTGGTGGATAACTAATATTTAAATACTTGGCCATTTCAATTATATCTTTTTTACGAATTTTTAAATCAGATAATGGTGAAATTATATTAAATTCTTTTTTAGCTTTTAATCCTGGTCTATCATCAAAAAGATCATCGTAGTTCGTTCCATCAACTATAATATCATAACTATAATATTCTTTCTCCTTATTTAAAATTTCAAAAAACATTTTTTTGCATAAATAACATCTTTCTGGAACATTTTCTATAATTTTATCAACTTTAACAATTTTTAGATTTAAGTTATACTTTTTTGCATTAATAATGGCATTATTTAAAGCCCACTTTGAAATATATGGAGTTTTTATAAAAATACACAATATTTCTGTAATGTTATTTAATAAAATTGATAAAAGTAAGCTATCAATTCCTCCAGAATATGCAACGATAACTTTTTTGTTTTTAAATAATTCTTTTAACTTATTTTTTAATAAATTTAATTTTTCCAAAAAATCACCTATTTCATATTCATATAGTATAGTAATGTTTATATGGTAATTACTTTTATATATTACTATAGAAATGTTTAAATATACATGTAACTTAATTTTAAAATCATAAAAACTTGTGGGGAGAGTACGATGATAGAAAAAATTAAAGAAATAGAAAATGTTATTAAGGCAATTAAAGAAAAAATTCTTAATCATAATGGATATATTAGAGTTATAACCCATCATGATCCAGATGGTTTAAGTAGTGGAGGAATTTTAACTAAGATGTTGATGAGATCTAATAAATTATTTCATTTAACTGTTGTAGAACATTTGTCAGATAATGTTATTCAAAAATTAGCAAAAGAAAATGAAGTAAATCAACCGCTATTTATATTTGCAGATATGGGTAGTGGGCAGATAGATAATATTATAGAGAATAACTTTAATGCAATAATATTAGATCATCACCCTCCAATAATTAAAGAAAGTTTTGTAAATGAAAATATCATTCAACTAAATCCACATATTTTTGGAGTTGATGGCTCTAAGGAATTAACTGCAAGTGGAGTATGCTATTTAGTAGCAAGAGAATTTGGATATTATGATTTGAGTAGTTTGGCAATAGTAGGAATTATTGGGGATATGCAGTATCGTCCATTATTAGGATTAAACAAGTTTATAGTAAATGAGGCAAGAGAGCATAGATATGTTAAAATTGTAAGGGACTTAATTTATAACATATATAATGTTGAAATATACAAATCTATAGCATATTGCACTAAACCTTATATTCCAGAGTTAGCCTCTGAAGTAAAAGCATTTAAATTCTTAAAAGATATAGGTATAGATCCAAATAAAAAAAGATTTGACGATTCTGATAGAAAAAAGTTTCTATCTGCAATAATATTTAAGTATCCAAAAATTGAAAATTTAATAATTGACAGATATTTAATAAACCATAAAGTTAATGACGCTATGCTATTGTCTGAAATGTTAAATGCCGTAGGTAGAAGTGGTTTATTTGCTATAGGTATAGGAATTTGCTTAGAAGATGATGAATGTATAAAAAAAGGATATGAAATTCTTTGGGAATATAAAAAGAACTTAGTTAACGAGTTAAAAAATGTTAAATTAAAGAAATTAAATAATATTTATTATTTTGAAGGTAAAAAAGGGATGATTGGAATTATTGCATCAATATTAGTTGAAGATAAACCAGTTATAGGTTATCATATTGAAGGAGATTTAGGTAAATTTTCTGCAAGAGGGAATAAGGAATTAGTTGAAAGGGGTTTAGATTTAAGTATTGCCATGGCTACTGCCAAAGAGTTTGGAGGCACTGGTGGAGGACATAATGTTGCCTCTGGGGCCGTTGTTCCCAAAGATAAAGTTAAAGATTTCTTAAATAGAGTTGATGAGATTATAGGAAAGCAATTGAAAAAATAAATCATTAAATTTTGGAATTATATAATTATCGTTAATCTAATAAATTGATATAAATTGTTCTTTAATTTAATAAAGGATTTTTATACCTTTATATACTCTTTTAAGAAATCGTTATACCCTATTTAAATAAATCTCTGAAATAATTCCGTTATCTTTATTAATGATGATAGTGAAATACTACATACTGTTCTTGATTATCATTAATAGATATATTTTTTTAGGTGATTATATGATAAGTATTAAAGACATTAATGAAAAAGTTACAAACATGACAATAATAAAAAGAAACAAAAAAAAGGAAAATTTTAACATAAATAAATTGGCTAAATCATTAATAAACAGTGGGGTAAATTATGGTGATTTAGATAGAGTTTTAGCTGAGGTTTGCTCTAAAATTTACAATGGAATCACTACTGATGAAATAAAAGATATTGTTTATAATGTTTTAAAAAAGATTGATAAAAATGTAGCTGATAACTATAAAAAAGGAATTATTTTAAAAGTTAGAACATCAGATAAAGAATTTGAGCCATTCAATAAAGAGAAGATAGTTAAGGCATTAATTAGAGAAGCAGGAGCAGATAAAGAAACTGCAGAAAAAATGGCCGATGAAGTTGAAAGAGAATTAAAAAAGTTAAATGTTAAATACTTAACTGCTCCAATGATTAGAGAAATTGTTAATTACAAATTAATAGAGTATGGATATGAAGATTTAAGACATAAACATACAAGATTAGGACTACCTGTATATGATATCACTAAACTAATTAAGCAGGGTAGTAGAGAAAACGCTAACTTAATGTATAACCCAGAATCTATTCACAAGTGGGTTGCTGACGAAACTATGAAACAGTATGCACTGTTGGCAATATTTCCAAAGCATATTGCCGATGCCCATATAAAGGGGGATATTCATTTACACGATTTAGAATATGCCGCTACAAGACCTGTTTGTTTACAACACGATTTAAGACCATTTTTTATGTATGGATTAAAAGTAGATGGAACAGGATTACATACAAGTGTTTCAAGGCCTGCAAAGCATCCAGAAGTTGCTATACAGCATGCAGCAAAGGTAATGATGGCAGCACAAACTAATATGAGTGGTGGTCAAAGTATAGATGAATTTAATGTATGGTTAGCCCCCTATGTTAGAGGATTAAGTTATGAAAAGATAAAACAATTAATGCAGATGTTTATCTATGAATTAAACCAAATGTATGTCGCCAGGGGAGGACAATCTCTTGCAGAAGATGAATTAATTTTCATAAAAGAAAGAGATAAATTAAAGGTTTGTAAAATAGGAGAAATAATTGATGAATTTATGGAGAAATATAAAGATAAAGTAATAATAAGTGGAGATACAGAAATCCTCTATTTGGATGGAATTGCTGACATTTATACAATATCTGTGAATATAAAAACTGGAAAGGCAGAATTTAAAAAAGTTTATGCTTTATCAAGACACAAGCCAAGAGGGAAACTATATAAAGTTATTGGTAAAGATGGAACATCAATAACTGTGACTGAAGACCATTCATTGTTTAACTATGATGAAAATGGAAACTTAATCTGTGTTAAACCAATAAATATGAGACATATTATTAGAAACTTTGATATTCCATATAATACAGAATATAAAATTGGAGATTATATTGAAACCAATTATGATAAGCAAATTGATATTCCAGAGAAATTAAAAATAACAAAAGAACTTTGCCAATTTTTAGGTTTATTTGTTGCAGAGGGTAGGTATATAACAAATGGAATTTCAATAGATACAAAAGATGATGAAATAACCAAATTTGTTGAAAAATTTGTAAAAGAAAATATAAATGAAAACATTACAGTTAAAAGATATGCTGAATCAATAAGGTTTGCAAATAAAGGATTTTGTGAGTTTTTAAAGAAACATATAAATGGGGGGGTAATAAACAAAAACATTCCAGAGTTTATATTAAAAGGAGATAAAGAGATGAAATTGGCATTCTTAGGGGGATTGATAAGTGGAGATGGATATGTTAGCAAAGATGGAAGAATAAAGATATATACAACCTCTGAACAATTATTGGGAAAGTTGCATTTATTGTTATCTGACTTGGGAATGTTATATACAATAAGTAAAATAAAGAAGGAAGGAAAAATAATTGAGATCAAAGGAAACAAAATACAAAGAAATCACAAACTATATGTAATTGAAATATCTAAAAATTGCACAGAAATTTTAAAACCATATATAATTCCAAAATATAAGAAGGATAGAATAAAATCATCTAACTACGACCAATTACCTTATGATTATAGTGTAATAAAAGAATATCTAAGAAAA contains these protein-coding regions:
- the nrdD gene encoding anaerobic ribonucleoside-triphosphate reductase, whose protein sequence is MISIKDINEKVTNMTIIKRNKKKENFNINKLAKSLINSGVNYGDLDRVLAEVCSKIYNGITTDEIKDIVYNVLKKIDKNVADNYKKGIILKVRTSDKEFEPFNKEKIVKALIREAGADKETAEKMADEVERELKKLNVKYLTAPMIREIVNYKLIEYGYEDLRHKHTRLGLPVYDITKLIKQGSRENANLMYNPESIHKWVADETMKQYALLAIFPKHIADAHIKGDIHLHDLEYAATRPVCLQHDLRPFFMYGLKVDGTGLHTSVSRPAKHPEVAIQHAAKVMMAAQTNMSGGQSIDEFNVWLAPYVRGLSYEKIKQLMQMFIYELNQMYVARGGQSLAEDELIFIKERDKLKVCKIGEIIDEFMEKYKDKVIISGDTEILYLDGIADIYTISVNIKTGKAEFKKVYALSRHKPRGKLYKVIGKDGTSITVTEDHSLFNYDENGNLICVKPINMRHIIRNFDIPYNTEYKIGDYIETNYDKQIDIPEKLKITKELCQFLGLFVAEGRYITNGISIDTKDDEITKFVEKFVKENINENITVKRYAESIRFANKGFCEFLKKHINGGVINKNIPEFILKGDKEMKLAFLGGLISGDGYVSKDGRIKIYTTSEQLLGKLHLLLSDLGMLYTISKIKKEGKIIEIKGNKIQRNHKLYVIEISKNCTEILKPYIIPKYKKDRIKSSNYDQLPYDYSVIKEYLRKITGKKPYNNRRLKLNTLEKIEELNPHLKDEINKFKLNVPFEIKEIKEIDYNGYVYDLSVEDNENFITATGILCHNTIFSSINLELEIPDFLKDKPAVIAGTTRGTYGDYEDEAKLILEALVDVMMEGDAMGKPFLFPNFIIKLRENAFKDENKELMYKIHQLSAKFGIPYFINMLPDWQKINTNAMGCRTRLSANWTGDAEIDTLRTGNMQWYSLNLPRIAYEAKSEDDKLFEILYERLEILKEALLIKHEITKERLYTDKLMPFLTQEFDGEPYYRYENTTKTFGFVGLNEMLKYHIGEELHESKDAVKFGEKVISYIREYADKLKKETGLRWTVTQTPAESTAGRFARLDYKYYKEETISVVRGDLKDPETLYYTNSSHVRVDAPITLGEKVRIEERFHPLCNGGHIMHIWNIERAADPDVLMSISKKITKTDIGFWTYTKNLSVCNRCGVSMGGLIDKCMNCGSENIAKFSRITGYLQNISNWNRAKQKELEDRRMVKIFEDTK
- a CDS encoding ArsA-related P-loop ATPase codes for the protein MKIAITGKGGVGKTFISSTLMRLFEKKGFKVIGVDCDPNPTLALSFGIEDNIIPLSKRHDIIEEKTGAKPGTYGSIFKLNPKVDDLIDKVGYKIGNITILVMGTIEEGGEGCVCPASVLLRRLLRHLIVKRDEVVILDMEAGIEHFGRKTIDSVDLMLIVIEPTKKSLITAKRMKKLANDLGIKNIKVIVNKVRDENKELLKNIVEKELGLKILGFVPYDEKVIESEFLGKPVNLESTAVKEIEKIFNRILELKKNI
- the moaA gene encoding GTP 3',8-cyclase MoaA → MKDRYGREIRSFRISVTNKCNLKCFYCHREGHNLEGNYNRYIKPEEFGVIVKTSTKFGVRKVKISGGEPLIRNDICEIIENVKDKKIKEISLTTNGIFLKKYAEKLKDAGLNRVNVSLDTLNPKLYKEITKFGNVEKVINGIKKAINVGLTPLKVNFLAMTINIKDLPNIMEFCRDVGAILQVIEFIPLNKELKKYYYDISTIENEIKEKSDKVIARKFMHNRKKYIVDNLEIEFVRPMDNSEFCMHCTRIRLTHDGYLKPCLLRDDNLVDILTPLRNGENLEPYFIECINRREPYFKFNKLNKLK
- the larE gene encoding ATP-dependent sacrificial sulfur transferase LarE, with the protein product MEKLNLLKNKLKELFKNKKVIVAYSGGIDSLLLSILLNNITEILCIFIKTPYISKWALNNAIINAKKYNLNLKIVKVDKIIENVPERCYLCKKMFFEILNKEKEYYSYDIIVDGTNYDDLFDDRPGLKAKKEFNIISPLSDLKIRKKDIIEMAKYLNISYPPKETCLLTRFKFNRKISIKDLRIIEKLEDFLRNYTHGAIRVRDFGDLAIIEVEKDFDKFIENKNNIVKKFKEFGYKKVCINLEEYKSY
- a CDS encoding peptidylprolyl isomerase, whose amino-acid sequence is MVEKGKLVKVSYDGYVEGKLFDTTNEELAKKEGIYNPAVVYGPVAIFAGEGQILPGLDEVILEMDVGEEREVVLSPEKAFGKRDPSKIKLVSISEFKKRGIQPIKGLTVYIDNIPGKIVSVNSGRVLVDFNHELAGKEVKYRIKIEEVIENKEDIVKEIVKMYVPKITDVNVTIDNETVKIELPEFAPFIPNIERFKMAIANEILKRLEDVDKVIFIETFERKKENKEKKVSN
- the prf1 gene encoding peptide chain release factor aRF-1 encodes the protein MSSKESKQKQLYMFKKMLKELKSKKGKGTELISLYIPAGRRISDVAQHLREEMSQASNIKSKSTRKNVQAAIEAILQRLKLLKEPLEKGVVIFAGMVPRSGPGTEKMETYVIEPPEPIKTYIYRCDSEFYLEPLEEFLEDKDVYGIILVDRNEATIATVKGRNINILKKLTSGVPGKFKAGGQSARRLERLIDLAAHEFLQRVGQKANEQFLPLLQEKKLRGILVGGPGHTKNEFVEGDYLHHELKKIVLDTFDLCYTEEFGIRELLEKAAPLLKDVELMKEREAVQRFLKELIKEDGGLACYGEKEVLEALMMGAVDTLIVSEDLEKYKVKIACNNCDYMEEKTVTNLELIKLEEEIKNAQCPKCGGALSIVEKKDYIEYLSELCEQSGAKLITVSSETEEGAMILNAFKGIAAILRFKINQ
- a CDS encoding SPFH domain-containing protein; translated protein: MFWFWLILGLILLFIIIKSIIIVNQYEGGLIFRLGRVIGKLKPGINIVIPFLDVPVKIDMRTMVIDIPPQEMITKDNAVVKVDAVVYYRVIDVERAILEVEDYEYAIINLAQTTLRAIIGSMELDEVLNKREYINSKLLEILDRETDPWGVKIEKVEVKEIDPPEDIKNAMAQQMKAERLKRAAILEAEGEKQSRILKAEGIAESLRIEAEGQAKAIQIVAEAARNYFKDEAQLYKSLEVANNVLKDNTKYVISENILNIVKNFIKNEKNK
- a CDS encoding NfeD family protein, producing the protein MEDLGYFFILVGVIIMALETVTPGLYLPALGIALLIYGVVLLILPQYAFISAIISGIITIILLNRFVYGVGKDVKIGAERFIGKIGRAVKDFDENGYGWVEIENQKWLAKSEDKIKNGDKVEIIGVEGVSLIVKKVKR
- a CDS encoding DHH family phosphoesterase, with the protein product MIEKIKEIENVIKAIKEKILNHNGYIRVITHHDPDGLSSGGILTKMLMRSNKLFHLTVVEHLSDNVIQKLAKENEVNQPLFIFADMGSGQIDNIIENNFNAIILDHHPPIIKESFVNENIIQLNPHIFGVDGSKELTASGVCYLVAREFGYYDLSSLAIVGIIGDMQYRPLLGLNKFIVNEAREHRYVKIVRDLIYNIYNVEIYKSIAYCTKPYIPELASEVKAFKFLKDIGIDPNKKRFDDSDRKKFLSAIIFKYPKIENLIIDRYLINHKVNDAMLLSEMLNAVGRSGLFAIGIGICLEDDECIKKGYEILWEYKKNLVNELKNVKLKKLNNIYYFEGKKGMIGIIASILVEDKPVIGYHIEGDLGKFSARGNKELVERGLDLSIAMATAKEFGGTGGGHNVASGAVVPKDKVKDFLNRVDEIIGKQLKK